TGCATAGCTAATTTAGCTGCTTAATGAAAAACACACACAGCCTAATGAAGAGTGACCGAACAGAAACCCTAGGCTGGGAGAAGTGTGTCGGCAGAGAGCTGGGGAGTGATTTAGCCTGAACGGTTCCCCTGCAGAGCTATGTGGAGGGCCACCTGTGGAGGTAGATTACCTGTTCAATAACCTCCAGATCGGATATACACGCAGCGCATGCAGAACAATTTCCCCTGGCTGCTCTGAGGAGTGCAGCAGGCTCTGCTCCGGCAGAGGGGATTCATCATCACGCCAGCTTGCACAATGTAATTGCGTCCCGTGGGTCAGATCTGATCACAGAGGCTTTGGCTACCTTGCTCTATTTGAAGGGCAGGCATGACTGAAGTCACCGAGGAGACTCTCTTATTCTTAAAAGTAGCAACCAAGAAGTTTGCTGGATGCAATTCATAACCACAGAGCTATGGCTTAACCTTGCATAACTGGGTAATACAGGAAAACTTTATGAATGCTGGTAATTATTACCTGTGTGCTACCCAAGATAACTTATACCAATAAAGCTGGGTGCAACTTATTTGAGTAGTAAGGCctaacttttattttgttattcatGCTATGCTACATCTCAAAATAGCAGTATGATTATTTCATTTACAGGAACATTTTGCATTGTATCTCTGTGCACTTATGCAGCCAGCATATCATATGACCTAAACCACCTCCCCACATTCATCTCTAATCTTCCCAGTGATGTAGAATATGGATACAGCTGGTCTGTATTTTGTGCTTGGTGCAGTCTGGGATTTACAGTAGCAGCTGCGTGCCTTTGCACAGCTTACCCGTTTGTTAGCAGGGGCAACATTATGCAGCCTCCGTACAACTGCCCACCTGCCACTAACACCCTTCAGTGATGGCTGAACAGTATTTTTCAGGACTTACTTGAAGAAGCAGAAGTGAAGGGAAAACTCAACTCAGGATTCCAAGCACAAAACGCTGATTCTTCAAAATCTGACCACCACGTTTTACTGGTTCAGCAAGCTGTTCTTCCatgctgcccagcagaaagATTTGAAAAGGAGACAGCTCTCAGAGGATGGAGGTGGCTCCGTATCAGATGCTTCAGTTCAGCATGCCAAGTCCATGCGGAGGAAGATATTTGCACTGGAAGgtaaaagggaaaggaaagttGCTGTAATAATTTAGggctatttctatttttcaagGATCTGTACataaagaaattaaggaaaaagcACTGTTGCCAAATGAATCCTAGTCAGAATTATacccccttccccagggcatCATCTAGAATGATTTACTTCAGCACCTTCCACATCTGACCCTAAAGGAAGGCTTTGGTGCCCCTCTCCTTCCAAAATGCCCACAcagacctttttcttttaaatcaatgtGTATCTGTGTCTCTTTGTGTATCCTTTGTACATGAAGTTCCCGTGTAATTTGTAAATAACCAGGATTTCCATTCTGAGAACCCGAGCTGCACTGTGAGAAAGATTAAATTACTCCTGCCCATTCCTGGATGCTCTCTTGGTTATGAGGCATTTGTCAAGCTACAGTATCTGTAGTAAAATACCTGCCTCTGTCAAAAACATTTGTGTCAACTGCAATTTCACAGCCTGGAAATGGTATCTCCTGCAAGGCAGAGAAAACTCATAAACCAGGAGGGTCGTAGCCTGGACAGTGCTTGCAGCAAGCTTCCCTACAGGGCAGTGCAGCTTGCTGGAGGTAGAGCCCCAGAAAATCTCTCCTGTTTGGGCCAAGAACCCACCCATAGCAATAGAGGGATGGGGAGATGCAAGAAAAGGAGCGGATTTGTATTTTCCAGTGCTTAATGGCAGGGATACATGAGTTAACAGATGAGAGCGCCGTGCTATCTATCAGACAGCGCTCAAGCTGACAGAGCCCGTCAGTCCCCACAATTAAGAGACTTCAGTGCTATGTTGATGCATCTGTCACAACTCAACCAAAGCTACAATCCTCTGCCGTCACCTAAAAGCCACTGCTGCCCTTGATGCATGGCATCCATACATCCATCGTTGCCAGAGCAGTGTTTCACACCTGCTGGGCACAGGGAAAGAGTTGGACAGGCCCCTGGAAGGTCCCCCAGGCTGCCTTGCAGAGGGCACAGGCTCTGTCAGGAATGGAGCAGACCCTGCTGAGGGAGCAGAGCGATCACAGAAGCCAATTCTGCAGTAAGGGTGGATGGTACAAGATGAACACAAAAGGGAATGGTGGGGGGAAAGGGTCAGATACAGAGTATTGTGAGCTGGGAAGAGAAGAAGGGAGATGTGAGAGAAAGGTTGGTTGAAGGGCAAAGTgatgggagaggaaggaaaggagggtgAGAGGTAAGGGTGGTGAAACAGAGAAGTATTGCCTTAGCGCAATAACCATCAATTAAATGACAGCAGAAGAAGTCAGTGCCAAAGTAGGCTGAGAAACACAATCATACAAAGTAGACCAAACCCCAACAGATCAATTAATTGATCTGGGAGCAATCAAGATGCCAGGAAGCAATGGCAGGAGAAACCAGCGTCAGCACTAAGCACAGCTTTGGGGCCAACCTTCCCTGCATTTCTCTGCTTGGCTTCACCACGGAGCACAGAGCAGTGTCTCTCAGCAAACAGTTAGGTCCTGTTGGAGTCAGCTCATACCTGTTTACGTGGTTGTCTTGTCATACACAGACCAAGGCAGAAATACTCTCTTCAGATGGTTTATACATCTAATATATCACCAAGAAGATTTAACTTGGTTCTACCTCAGGTGAAGAGCACAAATAGCCATGGGTGACACTAAACTGAGGGGGTGGCTACCCTAAGTGAATGGCAGAACTTCTGCCCAGAGGAGCCTCAGTCAACTTGAGAAGTAGCACCTTGTGGTGTTCAAGGAGGAGATGAGCAGAGCTGTCTGTGTGGGGTGACACAGCCCCGTGCATTCAGACAGGCCGGGAGATTCAAGCtgggcagcagccctgctgaggaGGGCTTGGGGTTACAGCAGACAATGGGCTGACCATTAGCCAGAAGCATGGTCCCATCACAGATAAGACAAACGGGCTGCACTAGGAGCCACATGGCTAGCAGAGCCAGAAGAACAATTTGTACTCCCTCTGTTCAGGGCTGGCGTTAGGCCCTCCAGTTCAGGAGGGATGTGGGGAAACAGGAGAGGGGCCAGCAGAGGCTGCAAAAAGGGTtaggggcctggagcacagcGCCTGtgaggggagggagctgggcttgtcaggtgaaaaggagggaggggggcatCTACCAGGAGTCTGTGACTGCTTAAAAGGCAGTTAGAGGCATGAAGAGAGCCAAACTCCTGCAGTGTCAGACGATGCAGCAAGAGACAACAGCCACAGATGCAGCTTGGGAGGCTTACACATAAGGAAAGCTTCTCCCCCAGGAGGGTGGTGTCTCCCAAGACACATACCCAGAGAGGCAgggatctccatccttgggggTTTCTTGCACAGTGCAAGAAAGCTACTGATTCTCAGCAGTAGAGATCTCCCTGTGTTTGTGTATGAAAGCCCCGGCTGACGTGATCTAGCGTTGGCAATAGGCCTGCTCCAGTGGGGAGGCTGGAGGTCGCAAGAGGCCCCTTCCCACAGGTGTGACAACTGTATTGAAAAGACACCTCAGCGTTGTATAAAGTTGGGGGGGgtccacaagcagttctgaaCAACAGCAAGTTTTAGTTTCTTGAAATACAATTAGTCTTAACATTAAAGTCTCTTCCCTCACCCAGACAAAGCACCCTGTCAGaatcaagaaaaaacaaaagaaagcaaaaaaaaaaacaacctcgcaacccaaaccccaaacacactATTAATCATATCTCCGTACTAATCATAGCAGAGGAACACAATGCACGAGTCCATCCCAGCTTGCCAAGTTGCAAATGCTTGTCCAAAATTGCAACTGAAAGCAATCTGCAGTAATTCTCTATAAAAATACTTCTCTGTCAGCTCAGCAGCCATAGGAAAGCCTTGAATTAGactattcccccccccccccaatacctTTTGCACAGACTAAAAGAACTGCTAagacctctctcttttcacGAGAATTTTCCCATGTGCTTCTCTGCAGGTAGAAGTCACTTTTCATTGTTCATCCACTTGGCAAGTTTTTCCATCTTCTACACTGTGCCCTTGGAGTAACATTACCAAGTGAGGAAAAGCATCATTGTTGATAGAAATAAGTCTCTTCACCCTAAAAAGCTAAAGGATACCCATTAGACACATGCAAATGCTGCaaagaattaaaacagaaaatagtttattttccGCTCCACGTGATCTGAATAGTGACACTTCAAACTCACCAGAAACTAGCTTTAAAGTAATATTGCAAGGCATACATCCAGCCTTCAAAAAGAGCTGGAGACTTCTTCAGACAAGATGTGCCTTCTAAACTGAAGGTGAAAATCCATTTACATTTAATATTACCACATTTGTTTTTGCAGTTCTGCAAATGAAGTCTTTCTCTCCCAAAGAAACTCCTTCCAATACTGAAAGACTTTGCCTAAACAAGGATTTGAGGACTCTTGTCTCATTAcaatattttacagtaaaaacatttgaaatgccAGTAAGCATTCCACCTCTCCTAAAAaccaaagagagaaaagcaatgcCTTAGGATGTCCAAAGAAAGTGAGGTGAGCTAACAAATGGCATAGTGTTCATTCAAATCAGTAGGGTTCCACCAGATCACTGCCATGCTGCTTTTCAAGTGTATCAGGATTCAAGTTCACTTAGGCACAGTGTAAGAAAGCTACTAAGTCCCAGCAGTAGAAATCTTCCTGTATTTGTATACGAAAGCATCCCTCTCTCCAGAACTAACTCCATAGATGCCATCTGGCACCAGAGACCCAAAACATGTCTGTCTGCTGCTGAGAAAGGATTCTTCAACACCATTCGCTAAGGGGGAAGAATTCCCATCAATATTCAGGGCTTTTGCAATGGCAGTTTCACTTGTGCCACCAGAAAAGGCATTAGGAGAGTCATTTTCACCACACTTGGTAATGCCATCCATGTGCTTACGGAGATCTTGGTTCAGTAGCAATACAATACTCCCTCCCACACAAAATACTCTGGcaattgcaggaaaaataaaggttaGGTGTTCATCCTGCCTAGCATTCTTTCATCTGTGCAGAACTCAACACTGCTGACACTTCAGGTGCCAGTTGCATTTGATAAAACACCTAAGCATGTTAAGGGTCGTAGCTCAACTCAGTAAGCCACATCTCCAAATGGAATTTAAATTCCCTATCATCATAACTCTTCCTAAATTGGAGAACTGGGCCTGACTCCCAAACGTTTCTGACCTCAGGAGCTCTTTCCATTGGGTTAGCAAGGAATATGGACCCATTTTTTTCGCTCTTGGTATTATTCCAAGGATTAAGGGCAGTATCACCTTCAAACCCCATTTTTGGGTTGCATGAGCCTCCCACCAGTCTGCAAAGGAACAGTTTCCCAGGGCAGCAAGAGCTTCTCAGGATGGTGAGGGAATTCTGAAGCTGGCCTTTCCCTTCAGAAACTTTAAAAGGTCTGTCCTTTCCATGTTCCACTGATCCTTAATGCCTTTCAAACTcaggaaacagaggaaaattaaCCATTGTTTGCAATCCATTTTTCTTAGTACATGAGGAAACATTACACTTGGCTTtgaaacaggggaaaaaaaaggctatcCTGGCTCTGTTCACAGCAGGTGGATTGAACAGTCTTACTGGTGGAGCTCTCATGGTAATggtcccttcctctcctccaccttcccaaggaaatattttgcttagGATGGCCCAACAGAGCAAGTAAGACCAGAAGAGAAGCACGACCAAAGGGAGAGATGGTCAGCGTAAGCTGACCTAAGATTGCCCTGCCATTCTGTGAAGCTATCTCACCTTCTTCCGCATCTTCCCACCACATTCCTGCATTGGGTGAGCAAGATCAACACCCACTGAAGACCAATCCTACAGAAAGTGCTTGTTTTCAGCCAGGAAATGAAATAAAGGCGCAGATGGTTTGAACTGCCTGTTAGAAGCAGCCCACTTTTAGCTTGACTCAACTCTGCCACAAAATGACAGGGTGAGAGATAAAAAGGAAGCACGTAAAAGCAGACCACGTGGCTAGCTGGATATGCCAGTATATactaaaagaaatgaaaatgcataCCATCATTTTCTGGTCTGAGATTCTACTTGCCAACGCAGGCTGGTAAAAGCTTGGTTGGGAACCCAAAAGGAAAGCCTATGATTTTTATACAAGCAGACCTGAACTGAGAATGGATTATTGCTTTATTTGCCTGGCCATACTTTAAGTTTGTCTAGGTCAtcctctcccctttctcctttctgtcacCATTGTGCCTCATAAAGAATATTTGTGAGTGTGCCTCACACAACAGTCTCATTCCTTGTCAGCTTGTGCCGCCATCAGCACTTCCGGAGCTTGCAAGACAAGTCACAACAGCCTTTTTAAGGGACAAGTAAAGGACTCAGACTTTCACAGCCTGCACAGGATCAGATTACACAGCTGGAGAGTGTTTGGAATAAAGCAAACCTGAAGCTGGCTGAACACTTAGGATCGCAAACCATAATGACATTTACACCAAACTCCAAGCATGTCAGAGGCCACACATACCTCTCCATTTCCTGGAGAACATCCAGTAAGAGCTGTATGTCTTTTGTGGTCTAGAACGTCTTCCCAAACAGAATATCTGAAATCACAGTGTCAAAGCTTTCTGAAGGCAATGGCAATGTGGCAGAATAAAGGCAGGTCTTCACGTCTGActatgtgaaaaatgaaaagcagctatGCCCCCATTCACCTTACAAAACTGCCTGCCAGCTCTTTTATGGATTATGCACCCAGATTCATAGCTCCCTCTGTACTTATCCTCACAAATAGCACTATGAAGCCACCAACCCAATGCAGACTGGGAAGGGACAAATGCATGAGAATGTGGTTTAGCTTGTAGATTCCCCGTTACTGGTGATATGTTCGTTACTGGTCGTATGAGAGTAAGACTATCCTAACAGGGGAGTGCATGGTTCCAAACTAGTTGCTGCTTCTCAACACACAGTACATCTTTACaagcaaaatgcaaaagagCTAAACTTGCAAGCACTTTACTTAGCGCAGATGTTCAGATACGCACATATGAATGGCAAGGAACCACATGTTAAATTTCTCTCCGTgtcccttttctcccccacaAGAATCCAGTTACAGGCAGAATCACTTGGATTCTGTCGGAGCTCGTGTCTTTGCAGTATCTCCCCAGAGCTTCTGCATCCTGGGAATAGTCAGTTCTCTTGACCATGATGCAGCACTGCACCCCTGTGGCGACGAAGGCCGGCCACATACCAGGCTGTGCTGCCCAGAGCATAGCCAGCATGTGAAAGGACGACTATGGGTTCTCCATCTCTCAGGCTGCtcaaaacttgactggacaaggccctgagcaacctgacccAGCTTTGGGTTTCGCCCTGCTCCGAGCAGACTACAGGACCAAAGACCTCCAGCGGTCCCTTCCCACCTAAACCCTGCACTGTGATTCTACACCAGCCTTCCCATAACTAGCTGGAGATGGTTCTTGGACCATCCTTGGATCAACACTTGCAGCACGACAATTTTATCTACAAATGGAAGGACAAGTTACCTACAGTCCTTCTcaaaatatgcagaaataacACCTTCTGACCATCAACAAAGACACTAATTACTCATTCAGTATTAGAAAAGCTTGACATCAAACTACCTTCCATTATCCTAGAAGCCAAGGCCAATCACAGCTTTTAAGTCAGAAATAAAGCTATACATATTCATGCcaataagaaataatatttcttaCCATTCTggtaagaaataaatattgcaaggtaaaaaaaaaaatacgcATACTTCACCATCCACGCAGGGCAAAACCACCCAGCTTTTGTCTATCATGAATTTCATATAGGACTAATTTAGACTGAGGCTTTGAGGTCCAGAATAAGGACGTAAAGTTATTACCTTCTCCCCAGATTAGCTCATGAACTGAGAGCAAACAGATTCCCTCTTCCAGGAGAAAGgcatcttcatttaaaatattcctacTGCAAAACATTGACAATTCAAAACTGAGCTTAATGAGTCACCACTATTACTCATTCAGTACATTTAAGTTACAAGCAACATCTTATCTGGATTTGTCCTTGCTGTGTTCCCGTTAAACACAAAGAACTGTCACATAGCATGTACTCTTTGTGGTATTCACAAGTTTACCATTAAGACAGACAACTACTGCCCACGTCtgacaattattattattttcattgtcttctgCTGAGTTTATTCTTGCCAAAGTTcccgggggcggggaggggagaacAAGTAGTTATACATACACTGGCACTACAGAGTCACTAGTGAGCTATTTGTTGAGAGTTGGCTCTACTACACATCACCTCAAGAGAACCTACACTACCTGTACAATCCCAGAATGACAGAAACCACTTCAAGTATGTCTCGCTTGGAAACCCTACAGACATATCTTTCACAGAATCTTTAAGTAACTCAATCTTATCCATCAAGTCTGCAGTCCTAGTATTCACATCTAACTGTGAATCACTTATATCAGCACCCCAGCAACAGGCTTCCtgttcagagaaaaagagaaaagtcattTTGTTGACAAACaggtgtatttattttataaacccTTCTCAGAACTGCCTTGCTGCACAGCTCTTCCGAGACAAACCCCTTGCTGGGAGATCTACTGCCATTACACAGAGCAATACACAGACCCAGAAGACAGAGGAACAGGGAAAGAATGTGCTATTTTCACTCCTTTCATGTTCTAGTATGCTCAAGACGCTTGTACCTTACAGAAATATAGGCTATGTCCTAACAGCAAGACCACAGCTAGCTACAGACAGCCATGCTGCCTCTAATACTGTCAACTGACTGTACTGTCCCATTAACACCTCTGTTCCCAGGATAAGTCCAGGCAGTTTTAGAAGTCCATAGTTGCCTCACACAAACCCCGCAGTATAAATCCAGGCCTCCCAgcacacctccccccccccccgccccccccgcatAAGTATGTAGGACTTTGTTTTACATTCCTGTGGAGGAATATTTGTACTAAAACACTTTTAACAACTGTCTAGAATGACCAGTTTGGTTCCAGCTTTCCAGTAATGGACTTTGGTATAACTGTTGTACAGATTTTTCTTGATGCAACTACAAACCGTCTTGCAAAGGTCCTGCCCATTGCAACTGTGATACTTACGGGCCGCTCTTTGGCAGCTTCCAGCAGTATCGTTCCTAGCCCACACATGAGATCCAGCACAAAGGCACCAGACTACAAAAATAAAGGGGTTATTGCATCCCAAGCAAGACAGACTCCTCTCCCAGGACAAAGCTTACTCGGGGATGTACTGATCACCTACATACGCCCACTGAATCCAGTGTAGGTAACAATAATCACTGGTTTACCAGGCCAAAGTAACTTACCCTGTAAGAGGGTATAGTAAAAAGCATTAATAGTTTCACTAAAGGCAATGCATCAATGCATTCAGCCTTGAGGTGACATTTAGGGAAACAAATTACGACTGGACTGGAGACGGATATTGGTACCAAATTACTCTGTGGAAAACATCAcacttgcttctgttttcccttgggAGACTGACTCCAAACAAGGTTTGAAGCCTGAACAGTGAAAAAATCTTGCCATTTAGACATATATGTTCATGCAAGGAATAACATCTCTGCTGAGAAGGACCTGGGATTACAGTAGATATCAGGTTGAATGGCAGGTGACAGCACACTCTGATCACAGATAAGGCAAAACCTGTCCACATGCGTTAGAGGATGGGGCATTAAAATCACCACACTTCTACAAAgcttccagctccagctctgatGAACAGCAACAACCCCCTTCATTCGGGAGTCTATATGTTTACCATGAACATTCACTTACACTGACTTCAGCCAGAAATGCCATGGCCCAAGCAATTGTTGACGGCAGTCCTGCTGTTTTGATATACTGTCTGTTTGCCAATGGAAGCCTGGAGACAGCAAAAAATCAATGTAAGATAACAGTACAACTACCCAGAAAAGCCCATGTAATATGAAAGAACAAATGAACTGGACAGATCTGCAGACGGATAGAAACCACAGTCTGCTTTTATCCATAACTCACTGCTAAGTCTGGCCTACGTGCTCAGATAAGCTCCAGACAGACCACAAAACTAATGTGACAGTCCAGTGAATATTAAACCCTAAGATAAATACTCACAGAAGACAGCAAGACTATATAGAAATTATGCCTGTTCTGATACTGCCAAGACAAATCCGGTGAGGAGAATGCCTACCTGAAAAGAGGAATCCCTACCACAGAGTCGATGTCATTAGGATGTACAAAgatctgaaagaggaaaaaataatattagaaACTCTCAACCTGACATGACAGTAGCTTTAACTCATTTAAACGAGACACAGAAGATGTTTCTATGAACTTCTGATCctagtttttaagaaaaaaattgcacacTTTAGACAATTCTGATTAATTGGAAGAAATCACACTAAGTAATCTGAATGCCATTTTAAAGAGGATTTAATATTTAAGCAAGCTAGGAAGGGATTTTATCAGCCAGGAATCTATCAGCAAGCACTTGAATCTTCAAGGGAACCAATTTTTGTAATGTTCAATGGgcatttttaattataagaCCAATTATACTGACCACGAGAAGATTATTCACTGTCTATTAGCTACTAGCACTCAGCTATTCATGCACAtaggctgttttaaaaaaacccaaccaacaaaccaacaaaacccaagtgcCACTAAGCAGCATTTCAGCTGGAAGGCAGACGTGGGTAACTTTTCCAGAAATATGGGTAGCTCAAAGAAATTGTCCTCCTGTCCCACAGAGAGCATCCCAAAGGAAGACTGAGCTCCTCAACAGCTCTTGCATGCCTGCAATCCCTCCCCAGGAAGCCCAAACAGAAACATGATGCTTTTGCAATATCCCAGTCCTCAGCACGATATAGAGAaggaactgctaattgcttgatgattgtctctctgtaactttacataccaaagactggtgtttgccaaggattaagcctgtctgagactggtacttgggagtgatgagcaagaaggaaccatgaacaatcatAAAACTTAACTAAATGTTTGATGAACTTACAATCTTGTTGAGAAGGCACAAatagaggccttgcttgaatagatagggccagaaaagataagaactcctgtctttgttctcgtccttgtagataatttagcttaaactaaccatatgattctacaccactaatgaaaacttagataataagagcactaacaaaCACCGATGTATCAAAACaagtaaaagaccatactgcgcagaatcacctgaggagggtcaaatagcggacaagtgaggaagactatggaagaccaccagaggactcctgaagaccaccagagaccttcaaaatgcgcctgcgtaaaggacatttgcatatgctaatagtttcccggaaaactaattaatatgtataacatttctcggaaatctagtgaatatgtatgtagaacatgtacttaacctgcacaattagacccgaCGGTGTGCACGAcaggtggagcgatcccctgtgcatccagcgctgccaataaagaatacctacttaataatcaaactattgagttaatttctttgaatcaagCACTTGAATGGTTTCAGAGCAAAAACCTGGACAAGAACAAGAGCCTCACTTGAGGTTCAACAAAGCCATATTTGATgcacagcctgggaaaaccaGAGTCAGTAGATGAACTCAGAGCTTTTACAGAAGGCCTCAGACCTGCCAGCATCAGTACTGAGAGCAGCTTCCATACACCAAGCACAGGGATGGAGAAACAACTTGTCAAGAGCAATGAGTGCTTTCCAAGGTCTCCAGACAGCTTGCACCATGGAGGGTGCTTTAAGCAAGTgcggtgggttgaccctggttggatgccaggtgcccaccaaagccgctctatcactccgcctcctcagctggatggggggggggagggggtagaaaatataacaaaaggctcgtgaatcaagataaggacagtttattacagtgatagcaaaggtcacgcgcgcgaaagcaaagaaaaaacaaatgatgttattgtctacttcccatcagcaggcgatgtctagccgcttctc
The sequence above is a segment of the Haliaeetus albicilla chromosome 17, bHalAlb1.1, whole genome shotgun sequence genome. Coding sequences within it:
- the THUMPD2 gene encoding LOW QUALITY PROTEIN: THUMP domain-containing protein 2 (The sequence of the model RefSeq protein was modified relative to this genomic sequence to represent the inferred CDS: substituted 3 bases at 3 genomic stop codons), coding for MPRSPSAKTDDGIETRGRSKAHKTDYTNYTPPRTQDIGRAIGIAFMKQCGWQADLQDPDLDIFVHPNDIDSVVGIPLFRLPLANRQYIKTAGLPSTIAWAMAFLAEVSSGAFVLDLMCGLGTILLEAAKERPEACCWGADISDSQLDVNTRTADLMDKIELLKDSVKALPLPSESFDTVISDILFGKTFXTTKDIQLLLDVLQEMERCFIKCNWHLKCQQCXVLHRXKNARQDEHLTFIFPAIARVFCVGGSIVLLLNQDLRKHMDGITKCGENDSPNAFSGGTSETAIAKALNIDGNSSPLANGVEESFLSSRQTCFGSLVPDGIYGVSSGERDAFVYKYRKISTAGT